Below is a genomic region from Balaenoptera ricei isolate mBalRic1 chromosome 3, mBalRic1.hap2, whole genome shotgun sequence.
gaattcagcaccaccaaaccagctctacaacaaatgctaaaggaacttctctaagtgggaaacacaagagaagaaaaggacctacaaaaacaaacccaaaacaattaagaaaatggtcataggaacatacatatcgataattaccttaaacgtgaatggattaaatgccccaaccaaaagacatagactggctgaatggatacaaaaacaagacccatatatatgctgtctacaagagacccactttagacctagggacacatacagactgaaagtgatgggatggaaaaagatattccatgcaaatggaaatcaaaagaaagctggagtagctatactcatatcagataaaatagactttaaattaaagaatgttacaagagacaaggaaggacactacataatgatccagggatcaatccaagaagaagatataacaattataaatatatatgcacccaacataggagcaccccaatacataaggcaactgctaacagctataaaagaggaaatcgacagtaacacaataatagtgggggactttaacacctcacttacaccaatggacagatcatccaaaatgaaaataaataaggaaacagaagctttaaatgacacaatagaccagatagatttaattgatatatatcggacattccatccaaaaacagcagattacacgttcttctcaagtgcgcacggaacattctctaagatagatcacatcttgggtcacaaatcaagcctcagtaaatttaagaaaattgaaatcatatcaagcatcttttctgaccgcaacgctatgagattagaaatgaattacagggaaaaaaacgtaaaaaggacaaacacatggaggctaaacaatacgttactaaataaccaagagatcactgaagaaatcaaagaggaaatcaaaaaatacctagagacaaatgacaatgaaaacacgacgacccaaaacctatgggatgcagcaaaagcagttctaagagggaagtttatagctatacaagcctacctaaagaaacaagaaaaagctcaagtaaacaatctaaccttacacttaaagaaactagagaaagaagaacaaacaaaacccaaagttagcagaaggaaagaaatcataaagatcagagcagaaataaatgaaatagaaacaaagaaaacaatagcaaagatcaataaaactaaaagttggttctttgagaagataaacaaaattgataaaccattagccagactcatcaagaaaaagagggagaggactcaaatcaataaaatcagagatgaaagaggagaagttacaacagacactgcagagatacaaagcatcctaagagactactacaagcaactttatgccaataaaatggacaacctggaagaaatggacaaattcttagaaaggtataaccttccaagactgaaccaggaagaaatagaaaatatgaacagaccaatcacaagtaatgaaattgaaactgtgattaaaaatcttccaacaaacaaaagtccaggaccagatggcttcacaggtgaattctatcaaacatttagagaagagctaacacccatccttctcaaactcttccaaaaaattgcagaggaaggaacactcccaaactcattctatgaggccaccatcaccctgataccaaaaccagacaaagacactacaaaaaaagaaaattacagaccaatatcactgatgaatatagatgcaaaaatcctcaacaaaatactagcaaacagaatccaacaacacattaaaaggatcatacaccacgatcaagtgggatttatcccagggatgcaaggattcttcaatatacgcaaatcaatcaatgtgatacaccatattaacaaattgaagaataaaaaccatatgatcatctcaatagatgcagaaaaagcttttgacaaaattcaacacccatttctgataaaaactctccagaaagtgggcatagagggaacctacctcaacataataaaggccatatatgacaaacccacagcaaacatcattctcaatggtgaaaaactgaaagcatttcctctaagatcaggaacgagacaaggatgtccactctcaccactattattcaacatagttttggaagtcctagccacggcaatcagagaagaaaaagaaataaaaggaatacaaattggaaaagaagaagtaaaactgtcactgtttgcggatgacatgatactatacatagagaatcctaaaactgccaccagaaaactgctagagctaattaatgaatatggtaaagttgcaggatacaaaattaatgcacagaaatctcttgcattcctatacactaatgatgaaaaatctgaaagagaaattatggaaacactcccatttaccattgcaacaaaaagaataaaatacctaggaataaacctacctagggagacaaaagacctgtatgcagaaaactataagacactgatgaaagaaattaaagatgataccaacagatggagagatataccatgttcttggattggaagaatcaacattgtgaaaatgagtatactacccaaagcaatctacagattcaatgcaatccctatcaaattaccaatggcattttttacggagctagaacaaatcatcttaaaatttgtatggagacacaaaagaccccgaataggcaaagcagtcttgaggcaaaaaaatggagctggaggaatcagactccctgacttcagactatactacaaagctacagtaatcaagacaatatggtactggcacaaaaacagaaacatagatcaatggaacaagatagaaagcccagagattaacccacgcacctatggtcaactaatctatgacaagggaggcaaagatatacaatggagaaaagacagtctcttcaataagtggtgctgggaaaactggacagctacatgtaaaagaatgaaattagaatactccctaacaccatacacaaaaataaactcaaaatggattagagacctaaatataagactggacactataaaactcttagaggaaaacataggaagaacactctttgacataaatcacagcaagatcttttttgatccacctcctagagtaatggaaataaaaacaaaaataaacaaatgggacctaatgaaacttcaaagcttttgcacagcaaaggaaaccataaacaagacgaaaagacaaccctcagaatgggagaaaatatttgcaaatgaatcaacggacaaaggattaatctccaaaatatataaacagctcattcagctcaatatcaaagaaacaaacaccccaatccaaaaatgggcagaagacctaaatagacatttctccaaagaagacatacagatggccacgaagcacatgaaaagatgctcaacatcactaattattagagaaatgcaaatcaaaactacaatgaggtatcacctcactcctgttagaatgggcatcatcagaaaatctacaaacaacaaatgctggagagggtgtggtgaaaagggaaccctcttgcactgttggtgggaatgtaaattgatacagccactatggagaacaatatggaggttccttaaaaaactaaaaatagaattaccatatgacccagcaatcccactactgggcatatacccagagaaaaccgtaattcaaaaagacacatgcacccgaatgttcattgcagcactatttacaatagccaggtcatggaagcaacctaaatgcccatcaacagacgaatggataaagaagatgtggtacatatatacaatggaatattactcagccataaaaaggaacgaaattgagtcatttgttgagacgtggatggatctagagactgtcatacagagtgaagtaagtcagaaagagaaaaacaaatatcgtatattaatgcatgtatgcggaacctagaaaaatggtacagatgagccagtttgcagggcagaagttgagacacagatgtagagaatggacatatggacaccaaggggggaaaactgcggtggggtggggatggtggtgtgctgaattgggcgattgggattgacatgtatacactgatgtgtataaaactgatgcctaataagaacctgcagtataaaaaaacaaacaaaacaactaatactaaactttcattgggttatttgtatggaaacatgttaatataaatgtttcagacattacatgaaatttctaaaaatcttatatttgtatttgtatggaaatatgtatggaaatatgttaatataaatgtttcagacattacatgaaatttctaaaaatcatatttgtatttgtatggaaatatgtatggaaatatgttaatataaatgtttcagacattacatgaaatttctaaaaatcttatatttgtacttgtatggaaatatgtatggaaatatgttaatataaatgtttcagacattacatgaaatttctaaaaatcttatatgttctggtataatgttataagtaataatcctatttattactttaaaatgtatatctcagaaataactaattttcttgtcaactgcattattatgaactgtcatcaaatctttaaccgtggtcatttttaagtcttttgtcatttacagacagttctgggtgtactctgatgattttgcaaatatgttcctataaaagggtttcatcttcaagaaatacatggaaaagactctgacaagtacaggtttctggtaacggactgtactgctgaactgaatgaataagcattttcagaactctaatgaaaaactgatgaactcataaaagtgctaacaaaagatcaagatgaaaaaaaaaaaattaattacatgggactgagtgaactgatgaggatgagtataatttttgtgactttctgtctgaatttaaaaaaaaaaaaaaaaattccacaaggactcagaggcaaagaatatacaaatcaattttcactgcaaagtaaaggagctgttacagtggaggattactggactgaatgtcaatactatgacatagtatgagtgtgtttcatgtttggtaattgcaatcattgttgcttttgttgtggtcatccatgtacaatgcttggtgtcagtcgatttatctcttgtaaaaataaaatacagtgtgtgtgtgtgtgaaaaaaaaaaaaaaaaaaaagaaacgaagacccaacacagccaaaaataaattaattaattaaattaaaaaaaaaaaaaataaaggagaaataaaaatctgatggagaaagagagagtaaaAATTTGCGTGAAAAGTAAACTTGAAGATGAGGCTACTAAAGCAGGGATAAGAGATGTACACAGAAGCGACCTGTGTATCGGTCCCGCGCAGAGCTGAGTTTCTCCAGATCAGAACTTCTCAAAGGaagtggtttggtttggttttgtttttattaaagccTTGGCGCCCTCTAGCGGGTAAACGGAGTAGACCAGAGACTATCGTGAAGCGTGTTCTCCGGAGCTGTGTTCCCGCTTTGGAATCAAGATTGTTTCCGTTTCCCTTCATATGTTTTGGGTACCGCGTTTCTTTTCCACTATGCTTTTTCTATTACCTCTGCTTTAAAGTCACAAACTCTTTACCTCTGTAAGTAAAGTCACGAGCTCGGCAAGAGTGAGGACAGTTACGCGTAAGATACTTTTGTTTCAGTTTAGCCCCGGACAGTGAGGAAAACATTTCGAATTTCTTAAGTTTATCCTAAGAAATGTACATTTTACACCAGAGTGGTTGATCTGGCATTTAAATAAACTGCAATTTAAGAAGTAGTTCAAATGGTTTATGTTGGTTCCCCTTGCCCAAAGGAACTTAAAAGATTCCTTAGAATTTACTTCCActggtctgaaaaaaaaaaaatcactggttaAGAGTTCTGATTATAATAGTAGTGGAAATAGGGGGCTGGTGGCCAAAAAACAGCCCTATGAAATCCTCTATTCCAACTGCATCAAGGTAGAGTGCGGTTGTATATGAGTAAACAATCTGTTGAAGAGCTCCGGGCTGAGAGCTAAACATCTAATGTCTGTGAAGTCGGCGCACCAATTACATGCTCTGCTTCGCTTCAGTTCTCAGAATACACCAAAGCAGAGGGCAAAACTCTGAACCCAGAGTTTTGTTATGTGAAGACGCTTTGAGAATCCTGACAGTCACAGACACCAATTAAAGTGGTCAGCTAATTCATAAGGGGAAGTGGAGCTGGCGTTTGTGTATTCAGGAAGAGCCCTCATCTGATTTAACGTCTGGGCATGAAAAAAGAGGCCACTAtcattgcttttaaaaagaaaaatgggcagaagattgtGCATTTgggagtgagaaagaaaaaattctaataGTTATGTTtgagaataagaaaggaaaagcGATCGCAAATCAAAGCCGACTTTCTCCAGCAACATAGGGAAATAAAGGGTTAGGGCCATTTCCTTTTGAAactgaagaggaaaagggaaattgGCCGCTGGGCTCTTCGCGCCGCGCACCTCTCCCCGCTCCCCCGCGGCGGGCGCGGCGAAGTTCAGCACCTCGGAAAGCGCCCCCTCTCCCGGCGCGGGGGTTACGCAGGCTCCTTGGGAGCCCGCGGCCTCGGTTTGGCGGGTGGGAATGCAACTCGCGGGAACGCTGCGGGCAACTCCCTGGGAGCTGACAACAGCGGAGAGACGGAGACGCGAAGCAGCGAGGGCAGCATCGAAAGCCCTCCAGAGAGTCAGAGCGAGGTACAGAACTCTGTTCAGAAACGTCGTCCGCGCAGCTGCGGAGGAAAGCGACAAAGGTatttgaaagagaaggagagagcccCCAATAGCGGCCTTGAGCAGCAGGGCGGGTATGCGCTAGTGACCAAGTGACAGCGGGAAACGCAGGGGGCAAAGTCTGACTCTTACAGTAGGGACCAGGAGACTGCCACCTTGGCCGGAGAACCTTTAGACGCCGACCGCTCGCCTTAGATGCTGTGCTCCTCTGCTCTCGAATTCCCCTTCCGAACAGACGCTCAGCGCAACTCTCGCGCCCAAGGCCAAGCTCCGCTCGCCGGGGACGCGCCTGGCGCCCTGGTCCTAGGCGCTCTCTTCCGCGGCTGCTTTGAAAGCCCCCAGGCACGCCGGAACCCCGGGAGAGCTGGACTCCCTTAGGGCTTATCTCCCGAAACCTGACCTAGAGGCACCTGCGCAGGCAGGTGGCCGCTGCAGCCGCGAAAGCCACCATGAATAAGGCGGCTGGCGGGGACGAGCTCGCAGAACTCTTCAGTCTGATCCCGGACCTTCCGCAGGTGACCAACACTAGCGGCAACGCGTCGCTGCAGCTCCAGGACTTGTCGTGGGAGCTGGGGCTAGAGTTGCCGGCCGGCGCGGCGCCAGGGCATCCCCCCGGCGGCGGGGCAGAGAGCGCGGACGCCGAGGCCCGGGTGAGGACCCTCATCAGCGTGGTGTACTGGGTGCTTTGCGCGTTGGGGCTGACGGGCAACCTGCTGGTGCTCTACCTGATGAAGAGTAGGCAGGGCTGGCGCCAGTCCTCCATCAACCTCTTCGTCACCAACCTGGCGCTGACGGACTTTCAGTTCGTGCTCACCCTGCCCTTCTGGGCTGTGGAAAACTCCCTCGACTTCAGACGGCCTTTTGGCAAGGCCACGTGTAAGATCGTATCCACAGTGACGTCCGTGAACATGTACGCCAGCGTCTTCTTTCTCACCTCCATGAGCGTGGCGCGCTACCCTCGGTGGCCTTGGCTCTTAAGAGCCACCGGACCCGAGGGCACGGCCGGGGCGACTGCTGCGGCCGGAGCCTGGGGGACAGCTGCCGCTTCTGGGCCAAAACACCGTGCGTGTTGATCTGGGCCTCGGCCGCGCTGCCCAAAGCCATCTTCTCCACCACGATCGAGGTGATGGGCGAGGAGCTGTGCCTGGTGCGCTTCCCGGGCAAGTTGCTGGGCCGCGACAGGCAGTTCCGGCTGGGCCTCCACCACGTGCAGAAGGTGCTGCCGGGCTCCGTGCCGCCGCTGGGCATCATCAGCCTGTGCTATCCGCTGCTGGTGCGCTTCACCTGCGACCACCGCGTGGCAGGGACCGAAGTAGGAGCCTCAGCAGCCGGGGCAGGCCTGGCCAGAGCCAGCGCCCGGAGACTCTTCCAAGGCCACCAAATCAGTGACCATCGTGGTCCTATCCTTCGTCCTGTGTTGGCTGCCTAATCAGGCACTCGCCACCTGGAGCATCCTCATCGAGCTCAACGCGGTGCCCTTCAGCCAAGAGTACTTCCTGTGCCAGGTATACGCGTTGCCGGCGAGCGTGTGCCTGGCGCACTCCAACAGCTGTCTCAACCCCATCCTCTACTGCCTCGTGCGCCGTGAGTTCCGCAAAGCGCTCGAGAATCTATTGTGACGCCTCGCGTCGCCTTCTCTCACTAGCATGGGCCCTTTCGCCGCCGCCAACAGGCCGCGGAGCCCGACATGCTCTACTATCCGCCCGGCGTGGTGGTCTACAGCGGGGGGGCGCTACGACCTGCTGCCCAGCAGCTCCGCCTACTGATGCAGGCTGAGGCCCGGGGTACGCAGAAACTGCCAAGTGGCCTTCCCTCGGCGGAAAAGAGTAGAGCGGATTAGGGGTTGCTGGGGGCCCCCGGATCAAGAGGTAGGAGGgacgaagagagagagaagcacaaAAGAGCAGCCTACGAAGAGGCCGGGGGACCTTGTCCGGAGAGGGGAGGCTGCGAACCCAGGTGGAGAGAGGAAGGTGGCAAAGTGGCCGAGACCAGCCTCAACGGACCGAGCCACCAGCCTCCGTCCCCCTTGTCTCCACGCACACCCCTTCCTCTCCTTATGCTGTCAACGCTGGGCAGTGTGGGGCGCCCAGAAGCGGGAAAAGGCATCGGGAATGTAAAGCAGTTCGGGGACAAGGAAGAGGGCCTCAGCCAAATGGCGCGCAGACAACTGAGCGCACTTATTCCAgcgactccccccacccccgccccggctcTTGAAAGGGACCTCAAGGTGCATCCATTCGGGTGAGCCACTCACAAAACCTTTGCACCTTGGCTCCGGGACTGCCCGGGCGCGAAGGTCTGATTTGCTGCTTGGCTGAGCGGAGAGCCTAGAGTATGGGACCAGGAAACTTCTTCGGAGTGGGAAGACAGCAGTGACAATCTTGTTCGGCCCTCCGGAGAAGTGCACCGCGAGAGAGCCACCTCCCCCTCCCGTGGGGCGTATGGTTTATCACTTGGGATGCGGAGAGCGGACACACGCGGAGCCCGACTGAGACCCTGCACGGCCTCTGCGCTCACAGGTCGCCGAGACCAAAACCCTCCGGCGTGCGTGTGAGAGCCCCTTCGCGGGGCAGTGGAGTCTCTGCGGGAGGGAGCGGGGCTCCCTTAGTTCGAGGGGCTGAATAGAGAGACCTCTTCAGGCTACGACCCCTAAAGGAGAAAGGGGGCTCTCTGGGTCCCCCAGCAGCGACTGCGCCGTGCGCTGGAAGCGGGGCGTCTGGGTTCCCCTGAGAGCCGTGTGGGTACCTGGAGACACTCCTTGCGTTCGGGGCTGCGCGCTGCAAGTGAGCTGTGCCCAGGAGCAACTTGAACAGGTCTGAGTAGACACGTTACTGGGACTGGACTCTTCTGCAGCCTCTCCCTCCTCACTCTTTGGGAATCGGAAGGCCGGTTTTATTGAGGCTCTGGACAAGCGAGTAGGGGGATCGTTCGGCCACGTTTTTCGTTGGCTTAGATGGAAGATTAAGAGATGCTGTAGAAATGTGGTTCCTGAAACCCAAATTCCTGGAAGCTGGAGTCTGATCTTTCAAGGGGGAGttgtggggtgggaaggggaatgGGAGACTCAAGTAAAATCTGTCCTAAAGGGAAAAGAGTACTGAGAGTCTGTTTTGAGGGGATCGCCAGGATTTCAGGTGTGGGGTTTCTTATTATTCATAACGTCGAGGAGAGAAGGCAGGGAATCAGAATTCCCATAGGACTCTACCTTAACCCAGTTCCATTCATTCTAAGGACTGCTCAGCACGTTGACATGCATGATGAATTCTTCCTTAACCCCCAGTGTATGGGACCATCTGAAGGGTGACACATTTCTCATAACAATTCCGTTCTGGTCACGGCAGAGTAGTCCTTTCTTGAGGCTGCTCAGAGAGTGGGGATCGAACAATCTACCCATCCAGCTGCCAGTTTTGACAGAGGTGCTACTGTTGTTCTCTTTGGCGACCTAGTTTGGGATCAAGAAACAGGTAATGTAGGCACCTACTGATGTGCTTATTTTAATACCACAAATAATCATTATACAAACATGTCTGCTTAAATAGCCTCTGGTACTGTCAATTGTTTTGTGATTTTGTTGGAAATTCCCAGTAGCGTCTGAGATTTAAGGCTCAGAATGTGAACTGCACGGCCCCAGCGTCCCTGGCCCTGCTTTCTGTTAACACACACAGTGCAAACACTCAGACCTTgccacaaaaccaaaagctgcCTGACATCCTCAATCCTGAGCAGCCTTGAGAAGTTACcttttttagaaaacagaaaaatgcttTTGTTTAAAAGTAGTCAAATTAGTCTCTCTTTGCCCTTTAGAAAGAAAACTTGATACTGATATTGAGGACCAATGGGCTAATAAAAATTGAACTGTAAGCCCCCCATGTctccaaaatacaaaataaatgaacaagtaaACACCCACAAAGAACAAATAGTAGCATGGTAGCGTATCTATGTGTAACGCTGATATTAGACATTTACGGAGAGATTCTCTTTATTAAAGCAACTTGCCATTTCAATTTTGACGATAAAATAAGGTGTGGGTAGCCCAGGATTTTGGGGAAAATACGTTGAAGTGTGTGCTTCTGGTATGATGGGCACTAGAAAAACAGAAGGGGCTGGGGGCAAGGACTTCATGAAAAAACTCTATGAAACGAGTCACCTTGTCCCCATCCAAACCTGAGGACTCCTGAGAACACGGCTGGAGGGAGCAAAGACCAAGATTTCTGTATGCCACAAGGACAAAAGCATCAACAAGGAAATGGTCAAATCCAGTTGACATcagcaatttattttttgaatgcttGTTGTGTGCCTAGCTCTATCCTGAATGCTGGGATCACAAACACATTCCTGACATTTAGAAGGGGACAGCGCCATGTACACAAGGCAAATGAGTCATGGGACAGTGAGTTGAATGTCATAGTAAGGGCTAAAAGAAAGTGCTATCTATAGGAACACAGGGATGGAAAGCTTGATTGTACTGGGGGATCAGAGACTTCCTGTCCAAAGCAGTATTTGAGATG
It encodes:
- the RXFP3 gene encoding LOW QUALITY PROTEIN: relaxin-3 receptor 1 (The sequence of the model RefSeq protein was modified relative to this genomic sequence to represent the inferred CDS: inserted 2 bases in 2 codons; deleted 2 bases in 2 codons; substituted 1 base at 1 genomic stop codon), whose translation is MPPLLQPMVQSLFIDKEDIREEKKHHSHSKRKREIGRWALRAAHLSPLPRGGRGEVQHLGKRPLSRRGGYAGSLGARGLGLAGGNATRGNAAGNSLGADNSGETETRSSEGSIESPPESQSEVQNSVQKRRPRSCGGKRQRYLKEKERAPNSGLEQQGGYALRHLRRQVAAAAAKATMNKAAGGDELAELFSLIPDLPQVTNTSGNASLQLQDLSWELGLELPAGAAPGHPPGGGAESADAEARVRTLISVVYWVLCALGLTGNLLVLYLMKSRQGWRQSSINLFVTNLALTDFQFVLTLPFWAVENSLDFRRPFGKATCKIVSTVTSVNMYASVFFLTSMSVARYXSVALALKSHRTRGHGRGDCCGRSLGDSCRFWAKTPCVLIWASAALPKAIFSTTIEVMGEELCLVRFPGKLLGRDRQFRLGLHHVQKVLPGSVPPLGIISLCYPLLVRFTCDHRVAGTEVGASAAGAGLARASARRLSKATKSVTIVVLSFVLCWLPNQALATWSILIELNAVPFSQEYFLCQVYALPASVCLAHSNSCLNPILYCLVRREFRKALENLLXRLASPSLTSMGPFAAANRPXEPDMLYYPPGVVVYSGGRYDLLPSSSAY